In the genome of Arabidopsis thaliana chromosome 4, partial sequence, the window GTAAAGTTGAATGTAAACACCTTACATCAGCAACATGCATTTTAGTCTTTACACTGTAGGCTAATCACTTATTATTATCCGAGTTATGGGTTACCTTTATCTTGTTTCAAATGGCTGTCATTATTTGGGAAACTACAGCTTCATTCCCAACGTATGTATAAATTATACCATAGCTTACAAACCAATGAAAATCTTGATAAAAGGGACTGTTTAGATTATGTTCAGACTTATACGCAGGGACTGGTCTGAACTCTGGTGGGTACTGGGTAGGAATATATATCTTCAATCTCGGCTAGTTAAGTGAATGCACTACAAAATGGTTGCAGCTTATCATTGAGTCTATATATACCGGTTTCCTTATAAAGGAGAGTatgatgttgaagatgaacaTTGCTCTTATTTGTttctagtttttctttttgttaccTAAAGAACATCAGCTAGATTTTGTTGCGTGAGACTGCATTAAGTGCTGTTATACAGAATTACTCTAGGATGCAAATAACAAGGGGGAGAAATGGTGTTCTTGTCTGAAACataaagctttttgtttttgtgtgacAGCAAATGACATTGATCAGAGCGCAAGCCGGGGTGAAGAACAACATAAGGAAACTAAACATGAGCATAATCCGTAGTGGCAACAACCACATCATGCACGTGGTTCTTTTCGCTCTCCTCGTCTTCTTTGTCCTCTACATCTGGTCTAAGAtgttcaaaagataaaaagactCTCCAAACCTACGATGAATCTTCATTTCAATCGGCGAAGAATGAAATCTAGAAATCCCCTTGCTCAAGTTTAAAAGATCATCGAGAGTTGTACAAACTGGAGTAAGAAGAATTCGCTTACTCTCTAGAGATTATAGAACATAACATTTTCCCacttttagacttttagttttGTGTTCGAACAAACTCTTTTGTCGATAACCAAATCAATCTTAACCATTACCGGTTTAATTAGACTTTGGTTCAATATCAAATACTACTACTTCTTGGTTGTATTAACAGGGCCCAATGGCTTTGCTTTCTACGAAATCTCTACAACCAATTGGAAGGTTTAATGTTTTACCCTGTCTCCTCCAATCATGTCGTTTCAAAATCCTCTAATTTCTCAGTCCTAGCGCTAAAGCTCTTCCTGGGTTCGAGTTGATTTCTCAGTCATCGATTGAAATTTTCTCGGGAAAAAGGGCCTCATCGTCTACCATCGACAACGAGGTTAGTCGTTAATTGGATTTTGATCCGTCTCTCTACCACAAATTGTTTCCTTTCGTCTCTTGTCATGTGCTCTTACCATATCCGATTCGCATCAAATCCGTAGCAACATTTAAAACTAAGAATCTGCAACTGAGAACTGTTTCGTAGCTGGGATTATGTTCATTGAAGCGTTAATTTAATTCTATTGAACAGTTATTGAAAGGTGGTggcttttgcttctttgtttcaCAGAAACCAGAAAATGCAAAGTCTTAGTCAACTTGGACCTTCAGAGATTTTCCTTGTCGCCAGAAGAGAAAAACCCAGTACGAGGTTAGTTATGAGCGACTCGAGCTCGATTCATGACTTCTTGAGATATTGCACTTCTTGACTTTGGTGCTTGATTCTATGAATTTGCAGAGCACAGCTTTGGTTTACGGGAAGACTCTCTTTTAGACAAGAAACAAATGGTGAGTGAACCAAAATAATACAATGGAGAAAATGAatcttatctctttttttcacaatttttgaaaacaatatgGTTTCATAACGATGTTGTTTTTTATAGGGATTCGTTTAAAGAATAGAGTAGAGTTTAGTCCAAGACCTGTACCTCCAAATCTGATCGcagcagagaaagaagaagctaaagctGTTTTAACTCTATTCTTCAAGAAGCAAGGTCTTAGCAACAGTCTCTCTTCTCGGTTAATCAACAAATCCGATCTATTCATTGACCATTTAGTGTCCAGGCTCCATTCTGTTCATAAAGCTCGATACCTCGTAGGTtcgatctttcttctttaaaaccTTTACTATTTAATGAGAAGAGCTCGGCGATGAACTCTAAAAGTTTGACTGTAACAGGAAGAGAGCTTACTACACTTGAGATTCGAGATTCTCTCATTCCTTACCTCGAACAACTTCATGAAGAACATGGTGATCTTCTCGCTGAGCTTGTTGTGAGCTTCCCTGATCCACCAGCTGAACCTAGACTTGTTGCTTCATCTCCAGTTTCTGTCCTACCACCTCGTGGTGACACAGATTCTGCTGCAGACACTCGTAAACTCAGAGCGGTGTCTCGAGTCAGCGAACTTGACACAGAAGGTGCATTACGTCCTCAGACCCTTTACCTTCTTGACCTCGGTTTAAACCTCGAGCAGATCAAAACGATCACTCGAAAGTTCGCTGCCTTTCCTTATTACAGCCTCgatggaaaaataaaacctgTTGTGGAATTCCTTCTAGACCTCGGAATTCCTAAATCAGATATCCCCACAATCCTCTGCAAACGCCCACAGATATGCGGAATCAGCCTAACCGATAACCTGAAACCGACAATGGCCTTTCTTGAGACACTTGGCATTGACAAGAACCAATGGGCAAAGATCATTTCCCGTTTCCCAGCCATCCTCACTTACAGCCGCCAGAAACTTACTTCAACTGTCGAGTTCTTATCACAAACTGGTCTCACAGAAGAACAGATAGGGAGAATCCTAACCCGATGTCCAAACATCATGAGTTACAGTGTAGAAGACAAGCTCCGTCCAACTATGGAGTACTTTAGATCGCTAAATGTCGATGTTGCGGTTCTCCTACATCGATGTCCCCAAACGTTTGGATTAAGCATAGAGTCGAATTTGAAGCCAGTAACAGAGTTCTTCCTCGAaaagggttttggtttagatgAAATTGGAATCATGATCTCTAGATATGGAGCTTTGTACACATTCAGCTTGAAAGAGAATGTCATGCCGAAATGGGATTACTTTCAGACAATGGACTATCCAAAATCCGAGCTTGTGAAGTTCCCTCAGTTTTTTGGGTACAGTTTACAAGAGAGGATCAAGCCGAGATATGAGCTGGTTCAGAGAAGTGGAGTGAGACTGCTGTTGAACCAGGTTTTATCGCTGTCGGGAATTGAGTTCGAGAAAGttgttaagaagaagatgatgaaacttgTGTCTAATAACGTAATTGCTGAACAAAGTAGTGGTGGTTTGTTGtgaatgttttagttttagagtaATCAATTTGCCGAGTTCCATGTGAGTCGCAGAAACAAATCCCAGCGATACCAATTCTGTAAACTGACCCATTCTGCTGCTAAATGGTGTTCTTAACCTTGGCATTACATTGGagtaaagaaaacatttatcAACAATGAAGGATATTATAGTGTAGACAGTGTCACAGAATAAACTTGGTCATATACGTAAAAGCCAAATTAGCCAATGAACACTCCAAAACTTTACAAAGATACGAGAGAAaagttgaagaaacagaagttCATCGATACAACGATTTGCAGGTAGCCAAAAACCGTAGTTCAGTGGCTTTGTCTTCCCATTCAACACCTTCTAACCATTTGTTTTCGCCGTATTTTACGACAAGTTCTACACCTGCAGTTCCACTCTTGGAGTTCAATGGAAGCTTTTTCAGCTTTGGACAATGTTCTTGCACTGCAAGCTCACTCAGACGTGGAAAAGACAATGGTGACCAGTAGATGCTCTTTAGCTTAGGTAAATCAGATAAGCTAAGACATTCTAGTTTTTGAAAAGGAATGATAATACTTGCATTCTCGTCCGTAACACTTGCAGCTTTTTCTTCACTGATTATATCCTCTAGTTGCTCTGCGAAACGAGCGTCGAGATAAGTAAGGTTTGGAGCAAACAATAGCCATGTCAACTCCTTTAGACCATCACATTGTCCTATAACGACTTTGGAGAGGCTAGAGAAGCATGATGATGTTCTCATCTCGACTTTTATCTCCTTCATTCCACACTTCCATATGCCAATTCGACGGATATTACACATGCTTGGaaaagttaatattttgaaagattcTTCCTCAACCTCTATAAGCTCTACATATTGAATAGATTTCGCCAATCTCTGAGAGCATAACAAATGTTCCAAAACCAAACTTGAAAAGATATCTATGGTTAGAACTTCTATATGTTCTAAGAGTTGTAGCTCCTTCGCTGAGTTCACATCTAGAGCCTTTTTGGACTTTTGTAGTCTCAGTGTCTTCAAACTCAACAACTTAGATACCCCAGCATACTCTCCAAACTCTTCATGGACTCCAAATTCAGATGTATTAGTTGTTTCAACTCTTGTAAACCAACAGGCAACCTTTCGATGTTTGTATACGACAAGTCAAGATATCGCAAGGAGACTAACTctgatattttctttggtaATCCAGTGAGACTACTATTCCATGATAAATCCAATACGACAAGGTTAGGCATGAATCGAAAGAATTCTCCGGAAATATTTACCAATTTGTGGTTTTTTTGGAGGAGGAGAGTTGTAAGTTGAGGACATGTAGGGCAACCCAAAATCTTTTCAAGCTCATTTTTCATCAACGACATTCTTCTCACAGCTCTCCAGTTCTTCACTTCCGGTACTGCATGTAACCCAACACCGGCTCGCACAATGCATTGATCTTTATGCTTTCCAAGATCAGATGATATCCATAGAGCCATCTCACGAACCACGTCATGCATTTTCACTTCCGTTTTCTTCCATTCTTCCTCCATCAATAAAACATGTACGGACAAGAGTACCGATGATCTCATAGCCTTCGTTTATCGCTCTCTCTTTACCATCTTTTGCATCTATGAATCCTTCACATATCCAATAGTCTACTAACTCCTCTTTCTTAATCTCATAATCTTCAGGAAATAAAGAGCAATATAGGAAACATGATTTGATATGCTCCCTTTGTAAATTATCATAGCTATACTTCAATATCTGAAGAATTTCGTCTTCCATGCCTGAAAACTCTATGGCTGATGAAGTCAAAACATCAATCGCGTGACGCCATTCTTGAACTGTGCTTTTGCATGCCATAGTTTCTCCAATGACATTAAGTGCTAATGGTAGACCACGACATTTTTCAGCGACTTGTTTTGCAAGTTCAGGAATATCCGGATGGCTTTTCAAAGTGTTTTCTCCTACtttg includes:
- the MDA1 gene encoding Mitochondrial transcription termination factor family protein, which encodes MQSLSQLGPSEIFLVARREKPSTRAQLWFTGRLSFRQETNGIRLKNRVEFSPRPVPPNLIAAEKEEAKAVLTLFFKKQGLSNSLSSRLINKSDLFIDHLVSRLHSVHKARYLVGRELTTLEIRDSLIPYLEQLHEEHGDLLAELVVSFPDPPAEPRLVASSPVSVLPPRGDTDSAADTRKLRAVSRVSELDTEGALRPQTLYLLDLGLNLEQIKTITRKFAAFPYYSLDGKIKPVVEFLLDLGIPKSDIPTILCKRPQICGISLTDNLKPTMAFLETLGIDKNQWAKIISRFPAILTYSRQKLTSTVEFLSQTGLTEEQIGRILTRCPNIMSYSVEDKLRPTMEYFRSLNVDVAVLLHRCPQTFGLSIESNLKPVTEFFLEKGFGLDEIGIMISRYGALYTFSLKENVMPKWDYFQTMDYPKSELVKFPQFFGYSLQERIKPRYELVQRSGVRLLLNQVLSLSGIEFEKVVKKKMMKLVSNNVIAEQSSGGLL